TTTTTACGCAGATGATAATTTTTCCGTTGTCAGCTTATGAAAGCTGTGCTTGTATAAATCCTGTTAATCATTAAACAGACAAGGTCCCTAATGAACTCTTCCATGCTGACGTCGACCCTACTAAAAACTGCGCCATCTAGCGCAGCGGTCGTCGTGCGTGTGGTGGTGGTCGTCGGCAATGCGCCGTAGGGTCCGGAACAACACACGATTCCAAAACCCCGCCGGCGCAAACCGGGCGGGGTTTTTCGTTTAAGAGACCTGCCCGGAGCGTCGGCCCAGAACAAAAGGACTGGAGTATGGCAAGTTCGGGCACAACATCAACATCCCAGCGTACGCGTTTTACGGGCGCTGAATTTATCGTTCATTTTCTGGAACGTCAGGGCATCAAGATTGTCACTGGCATTCCGGGCGGATCGATTCTTCCCGTCTATGATGCCTTAAGTCAGAGCACGCAAATCCGCCATATTCTGGCACGCCACGAACAAGGGGCGGGGTTCATTGCGCAGGGTATGGCGCGAACCGACGGTAAACCGGCGGTGTGTATGGCCTGTAGCGGACCAGGTGCTACCAATCTGGTGACCGCTATCGCCGATGCGCGTCTGGATTCTATCCCCATGGTGTGTATCACCGGACAGGTCCCTGCCTCAATGATTGGCACCGACGCCTTCCAGGAAGTGGACACCTACGGCATCTCTATCCCCATCACAAAACATAACTATCTGGTCAGACATATCGATGAACTCCCGCAGGTGATGAGCGACGCATTTCGTCTCGCTCAGTCCGGACGTCCTGGCCCAGTGTGGATAGACATACCTAAGGATATCCAGATGGCGATTCTCGAGATTGACGAGATGCCAGAACCGGCAGAGAAAATGGCGCCGCCGGAATTCAGTGCAGACAGCATTCGTGACGCTGCCGCGATGATTAACGCCGCACAGCGCCCGGTGCTGTACCTCGGCGGCGGGGTGATTAATGCGCCGCAGCGGGTGCGTGAGCTGGCAGAAAAGGCGCAACTGCCAACCACCATGACGTTGATGGCGCTGGGGATGTTACCGAAGGCGCACCCGCTGTCGTTAGGCATGCTGGGAATGCACGGTGCGCGCAGCACCAACTACATCCTGCAGGAGGCGGATCTGCTGGTAGTGCTGGGCGCGCGTTTTGATGACCGGGCGATTGGCAAAACCGAGCAGTTCTGCCCAAATGCCAAAATTATCCACGTCGATATTGACCGCGCGGAACTGGGAAAAATTAAGCAGCCACACATCGCTATTCAGGCTGATGTGGATGAGGTTCTGGCCCAGTTGATTCCGCATATTGACGCGAACCCGCGCGCGGAGTGGCTGCAGTTGGTCAGCGATCTGCAACGCGAATTCCCGTGCTCTATCCCACAGGAGAGCGATCCGCTGTGCCACTACGGCCTGATCAATGCGGTA
The sequence above is drawn from the Citrobacter amalonaticus genome and encodes:
- the ivbL gene encoding ilvB operon leader peptide IvbL, yielding MNSSMLTSTLLKTAPSSAAVVVRVVVVVGNAP
- the ilvB gene encoding acetolactate synthase large subunit codes for the protein MASSGTTSTSQRTRFTGAEFIVHFLERQGIKIVTGIPGGSILPVYDALSQSTQIRHILARHEQGAGFIAQGMARTDGKPAVCMACSGPGATNLVTAIADARLDSIPMVCITGQVPASMIGTDAFQEVDTYGISIPITKHNYLVRHIDELPQVMSDAFRLAQSGRPGPVWIDIPKDIQMAILEIDEMPEPAEKMAPPEFSADSIRDAAAMINAAQRPVLYLGGGVINAPQRVRELAEKAQLPTTMTLMALGMLPKAHPLSLGMLGMHGARSTNYILQEADLLVVLGARFDDRAIGKTEQFCPNAKIIHVDIDRAELGKIKQPHIAIQADVDEVLAQLIPHIDANPRAEWLQLVSDLQREFPCSIPQESDPLCHYGLINAVAACVDDNAIITTDVGQHQMWAAQAYPLNRPRQWLTSGGLGTMGFGLPAAIGAALANPDKKVLCFSGDGSLMMNIQEMATASENQLDVKIILMNNEALGLVHQQQSLFYKQGVFAATYPGTINFMQIAAGFGLQTCDLNNEADPQAALQEIISQPGPALIHVRIDAEEKVYPMVPPGAANTEMVGE